GCCGAAAGGAACGCGCGTTCGGCTACCTCCTCCTCAGCCCAGGCCCCGCTTGCCTGCACCTGTCGCCCAGGTGACAGCCGGAACGGCCACGGCTCGGGCGAGTTCATCCATTTTGGATCAATCGGCGCCGTGCCGAGCCGGCGAATGATGCGAGCAGGACGATGTTCATCAGCGATGATCAACTGGAGGAGGTGCGCGACTTCGTGCTTCAGGGCCGCTCCATCCCTGCGGTCATTGTCTCAGCCCTTTTGGAGCGTCTCGACGCAGCTGAGCGCTCCGCCAAGAGCGCGAGTTTAGGACTCGGAACTTCCAAAGGTGCTGCAGGTCCGCGCGCTCCAATGTTGTGCAACCAAGGCTGGTCGTCGGGCTGACGCTGTCGCGTCTTAGTCGTTCGTTAACCATAAACCGCGATCATGGTCGCTCCAGACGGGGAGCAGATCATCATGCCGTTATCGTCCTTCTCAGCCGAGCTTGGCCGCTTTACGATCTCTTGCCCGTGGATGCAGGAGGAACGAGACGAGGCGCGTCGGCAAAGGGCCCGCGAGGAGATGAAGAGACGCGTCGAGCAAGCAAGCAGGGCATGACGCCGGGCTGCATCGTCAGGGCAGATCGCGCGCGGATGGCCAGAGTGGTCATGAGCTGCCGACGTTCTGAGATCTTCGAAACGTGACCGTGCGGTCTTAAAAGGCAGAAACCGGAAACGGCCGCTGGTGGGACATTCCTGCCGTCCGAAGTGGCTGCGCGGAACGACCGCTGTTCGCAGGACCGGTCGTAGACGTTTTGCCCTGGATCGGTTGGATCGTGACGGGTTGGACGTTCAAGCTACGGTGCGCCAGCTACTAGAAATGGGCGTGCCCTGGACGTGCGCGACTCCGGCCCCCTTAGGGAAGGGTTCGGGGGAGTTAATCGTTGCCGACCTCGTCCAAATCTCTGACATGGAACGTCAATGTATCAAAAAGCGCTGCGGTGGCCGTGAAGCGGCGAAAGCTGCGCTTGAGGCAACCGGCCGCACGCGCCGTGGCAAGCCGAAGGGTAATGCGTCGCGCCTCCGCGATTGCAGGCCTTGATTGAATGCCTGGGTCGAGTGGGAACTTGAGGTTTCAGATCCGGTCAGAAAGCCTCCTGGTCACCAAGCGCGACACTCGTCAGAGGAAGATGAAGTCCGAAGTGCTGAGATCCGAAGCCTGTATCGAACTGTTCCAGGAGGGGCGGAGGAGATGGATCGAAGAGACTGCCCCGTCGGCATTCGTCACGAAGAGGTAGACGCCACCGTCCGCATCATCCACCGCCATGACGCTGCCGTTGCCTCCATTCGGATCGAATCGCGTGACACCGGACTTCTCGAGACGGATGCGATCAACGCCCGGCTCGAAATCGAGGACTGTGTCTGAGCCGCTAGCCATTTCAGGTCCCTTGAAGACGAATTGGTCGGCTCCGGAGCCGCCGAACAGAACATCCGAATCAGGCCCGCCATAAAGCCGGTCATTGCCTCTATCGCCGAACAGCGTGTCGGAGCCGCCCTCGCCAAAAAGGATGTCATGATCCCGGTCACCACGTAGAAAGTCATTTCCCCAACCGCCGGTAATTACATCATTCTGGTCGCCGCCATATAGGCTGTCATCACCAGCCCCACCGTCGATCGTATCCGCTTCGGTGTCCCCGTAAACGCGATCATTGGACTCGCCGCCGAGCAAGATGTCAGCGTCCATGCCGCCCCAGATTTCGTCTTCTCCCAGGCCACCGAAGATGTAGTCTGCACCGCTTTCCCCCATGAGAAGGTCATTTCCCTTGCCGCCGTAGATCACGTCGTCGCCTTGTTCACCAAAGACTTCGTCGGCCCCAGTGCTCTCGCCCGCCCCAAGGTCGTCGCCATAAAGCGTATCGTTTCCCGATCCTCCATAAATGAGATCTTTACCGCCGGCGCCGACGATATAGTCATTGCCATCATCGCCGCGCAAATCATTGAGGGCACCGCTGCCAATGATCTGATCGTTCCCGCTCCCGCCCAAGACCACCGACTCCTTGTAGGAAAAGCCGCCAGACCCATGCGCCGACAGGTCGATGATGTCGTCGCCACCGCCCAGATAGAAAGAATAGATCGAATTGAAACCGCCTACGCCATCAGCCACTGAGGCATTGTTGTAGGCGAGAAAGTCGTTCCCTTCGCTTCCGTAGAGATGATCATGGCCGCCGTCGCCGCGCAGTACGTCCAGCGACACGTTCATGTTCGTCCCGATCACTTGGAGATATCCGCTACCTGCTGCCAGCTTGATACCTGTGGTCCAGGTCATTGACGCGTAGAAGGCGTCGGCTGAAATCGCACTGGGAGCCGACTCGAACGGATAGAAGGTGTCAGCGCCCTTTGTGCCGTATATCTGGCCATTCACGTTGGTGTTGTAGATATGACGACCGGCCTTTCCCATAACATATCTCCCATAGAAGAACGATTGCGTCATCTTCACGCTACAACATAGATCTCGCAATCGGCTGAAAGAACAGCCAGCATCCTATTTAGGGGTAATCGATCGGATGGCGGAAGGCGCTGCAGTCGAAGGAGATGCTCCTGTCTGCGCCGGGTTCTAGCCGCAGGCGCCTCGTGTGCCGCGCTCGCCGATATCTTGCGCGACCTTGTGTTCTGCGGCCCGATCAAAGCCGAAAGGTTTCCGCGGAGCACACTCGGGAACGCGCCAGCAATGTCTCGTTAGGATTGAAGCCCGGTGAAGCTGGCGTGAGAGGCGTGGGGCAGCACGAACGTCAGGATCTCGCGCGAGGACTGACATCGTCCGACGCGTGTCAGGTATTGGCGCAAGCGGACGTTCGTATCGGATTGGGCGAACGGCAAGGTTTGGTCGGGAGCTGCCCTAAAGGGGTTCGAGGACGGCGCTCGTTCAGCCCTCACGCCGCGGTGCCCAATTCGGAGCCACCTTTCAGCGATTGTTCCTTATGAGCTTGCGGCTGAACGGATTGCCTGCTGTTCCAGCTGAACAAGCAGGATGGAAGGTTATCGGGAGCGCTTTGCAATGGCGGTTGATCCACGTGCGTTGAAGACGTTCCTGGCAGTCTGCCGTACCGGCTCGATCAGCGCGGCTGCGCGCCAGCTATGCCTTACTCAGCCCGCCGTCTCCGCAACGATGCTGCAGCTCGAACAGGGGCTGCAAACCAGATTGTTCGATCGCAAGCGCTCCGGCATCATGCTCACCTCTTCCGGTGTCGCTCTTCGAACAAGGGCAGAAGCGATGGAAGCGATACTCCAGAGCGCGGAGCGAGAGATAGCGCTGCTGAAGGACAATGTAAGCGGACCGCTCACAGTAGGAGGCACACCGGGCGCGCTCGCGAGCCTTATCCCGACCACCATCGCCCTGCTGAAGGACCGGTACCCGGCCTTTGAACTCCAGGTGCTGGAGCGTTCCGACAGACAACTTGCCGATTTGCTCAGGAGCGAACGGATCGACCTTGCCGTCGTGAGCACCGGCATTGATCCGGTCGCAGAGGATTTCATTGAGGAGACCTTCCTCAGCGACACGTTCGCATTGCTCGTCGGGCCTGCGAACGATCACCTTCCAGAGCAGCTTGCACTCGCATCCCTCGCCGATGCGCGATGGGTCCTGCCGCACGCCGAAGGCGCTTTTCGACGACAGGTCGACACTCTGTTCCTCGCGACGGGCACTCGAACGCCGGCAAATGTGATACGCTGCGATTCCCTGCTAACCACCAAAGCGCTCGTCCGACGAACCGACTACCTCACCATCTTGCCGCACGAGGTTGCGGCCGCCGAGCTCGCCTCCGGAGCTATCCGATCGATCGAGATCCTCGGATCACAGCTGGTTCGCAAGGTTGGAGTGCGGATGCTGAAGCGGAAACTCCCTTCCCCCATCCTGGAAGCTCTCTTGTCCTGCATGCGTGATGCGGCACAGCGATGACTCACAGACCGCAATGGCGATCCATAATCTGAAGTGATGCTACCCCAAAGAATCACTATTTGATCTTTGCCCCGCATCGGCGGAAAAACTCCTCTCAAGCGACGCGAGATCGCCTGCGAGAGGAAGCTGACGTGCGGACGATCATCAAGAATGCGGGACTTTTCGACGGATCGGGATCTCCGGTACGCCCGGCCACGGTGGTGGTCCGGGGCGAGCGCATCGAGCGGATCATCGAAGCCGGTGAAACGATCGACCCTGACGCAGAGGATCTGGTAATCGACGGCACCGGCAGGACTTTGATGCCGGGCATGGTCGAGGCGCACGCCCATCTTTCATGGCCATCCTCCGTGGAAAAGATCTACCACGAATTCGTGCTGCCTCCTGAGGAGATGAAGGTTGCCACGTGGCGCAACGCACGGGTGCTTCTCGACCATGGTTTCACCAGCGCATTTTCGGCCGGCGCACTCGGCGACACGCTTGAAGTCGAACTTCGCGGCGAGATTGAGGCGGGCATCACGCCGGGGCCGCGGCTTCGCGCTTCGACCATCGAACGCAGCCCGGAAGGCGCCGACGGCATCGAGACCGGCAAGAAATTGTCGATCGGCGAAGGTGTCGAAGGGATGCGCGCCTTTGTGCGGCGCTGCGCCGAGAACGGCATCGACACGGTGAAGCTGGTCATTTCCGGCGAGGATGCCCTGCTGCCGGGAAGCTCGCAGCACGTCCTCTACAGCCAGGAGGAAGTGACCGCCGCCTGCGAGGAAGCGCACGGGCGAGGCCTCCGTGTCGCGGCGCATACCCAGGCCGCCGAAGCGGTCAAGATTGCGCTCCGCGCCGGAGTCGACGTTCTCTACCATTGCTCCTACGCCGACGACGAAGCGCTCGACATGCTCGAGGCCGCCCGCGACCGGATTTTCATGGGCCCGGCGATCGGTATTATCGTCGCGACCCTTGAAGCGAGCCCGCCGCCGCACATCGACATGACGTCGATGAAGGAATCGGCCAAGCCAGTGATCAAAAATACGGCTGTGCTCATCCCAGAACTGAAGCGGCGCGGCGTTCGCGTGCTGCCCGGGGGCGATTACGGTTTTCCGTTCAATCCCAACGGCCGCAACGCACGTGACCTCGAGCACTTCGTTACCCTTTACGGCTACACCCAGGCCGAGGCACTCGTCGCGGCAACAATGCTGGGCGGCGAGATCATGGGGATGGGCGACGAGCTCGGCCAGGTAAGACCCGGCTATCTGGCCGATCTGCTGCTGGTCGACGGCGATCCGACCCAGGATGTCCGCATCCTGCAGGACAAGGATCGGCTGACGGTGATCATGAAGAACGGGCACCTGCACAAGGCGCCTGGCGGAACAGCGGCTGCCAAGGCGGCCTGACCGGAAGGTTTTACACGTGGATTATGAGGTTGCGATCATCGGCTGCGGGCCGGTGGGGGCCCTTGCGGCCAATTTCCTGGGGAAGTCAGGGGTGAAGACCCTGGTTGTCGAACGCGAGATCGATCCGCATCCACTGCCTCGGGCGGTTCATATCGATCACGAGATGAAGCGGCTGTTCCAGGCCGCAGGGCTGATCGACGCCGTCGCCGGCGACATGCGCGAGACAGACGGTCACCTTCACCTCGGCGCCGACCACGGCGTCATCCGCTACTTGGGCACGGTCGGGCAGGAGCGCCCGTTCGGGTGGGCGAACGACTACTTCTTCTACCAGCCGGAGCTCGAGGCGCATTTGCGAACGGCGCTGGCCGCATATCCGAACGTTACGCTCGCGCTTGGCGCCGATTTCGAGAGCCTGACGCAGGATGATGAGGGTGTCACCCTCCGCTTTCGCGGCGAAGACACCGCCGATGTCCGGGTCGGCTGGGCGGTCGGTTGCGACGGCGCCCGAAGTGCGGTGCGCAAGCAATTGGGGGTCGCGCTCGACGATCTCGGCTTCGAGGAGCCATGGCTTGTGGTCGATTGCGAAGTCGACGGGCCGATTGCCTTCCCGGACGTCCACGGCGTGCCCGAAGGTGCCGACCTCCAGCGCCTGTCGGTGATGCTATGCGATCCTGCTCGCCCGGCGACTATCGTACCGGGCCGCGGCAACCATCGCCGGTGGGAGTTCATGCTGCTGCCGGGTGAGGACGATGCGGCGATGATGGCGCCCACGAAGGTGGCCGAGCTGGTTGGTCCCTATCTCGCCGACGTGCCGCACCGAATCATCCGCGCGGCCACCTACCGCTTCCATGGTCTAATCGCCGAGCGCTGGCAGGTCGGCCGGGTCTTTCTGGCCGGCGACGCCGCCCACCAGACCCCGCCCTTCTTCGGCCAGGGCATGTGCCACGGCTTCCGCGACGTTGCGAACCTCGCCTGGAAGCTCGAGCTGGTGCTTGACGGCCGCGCCGGACCGAGCCTGCTCGACACCTACCAGCCCGAGCGCGATCCGCATGTCCGCGCTGTGATCAGCTCTGCTGTTGAGGCCGGTCGCTACATCTGCATGCTCGACCCGCGGGACGCCGCCGCCCGCGACGCCGGCATGCGCGCACGGGCGCGCACCGCTGCGCCGTCTACCGCGGCCGATCTCATCCCGCCGATCCGCGGCGGCATCGTCGCCGCAGGAACGAGCGGAGCCGGCGAGCGCTTCATCCAGCCACTGGTTCGCGACTGTGGCGGCACCCGCCTGCTGGACGATTGCACCGGCGGCGGCTGGCGGCTGTTCGTACGAAGGCGCGAGGTCCACGCGGCAAACGATGCCCTGAAGCACGCCCCAGAGCTCAACATCACGCTTATCGACGTTGACGCGCTCGGCGACGCTCTCTCGCGCTGGCTCGATCGACACGGCGTCGACGCGGTGCTCGTCCGCCCCGATTTCTACGTCTTCGGAACGGCGACGACCGACGTCGGCGCGTTGATCGCAGAGATTGCCGGTCGTCTCGGGCTCAAGGCGCCCATCTCCGCGGAGGCTGAACCGTGCCACTGAGCCTCTCGCAGGCGCAGGCGATGCTGGCCGGCGCGCTGGCCGAAGCGAACGGGCGCGATGCGAGGCCGCTCGGCATCATCGTCCTTGACGCCGGCGGGCACCCCGTTGCTTACGCACGGCAGGACGGTGCGAGCCTGTTCCGCTTCGATATCGCCCGCGCCAAGGCGATGGGCGCGCTCGGCATGGGTGCCGACACACGCGACATCGCCGCCCGCGCCGCCGCGAACCCCGCCTTCTTCACCAGTGTCGCGATCGCCACCGGCGGTGCGCTCGCGTTGTCGCCGGGCGGGCTGCTCGTCCGTGACCGCGGCGGCGACCTGTTCGGCGCAATCGGCATCAGCGGCGACACGCCCGATGTCGACGAAGCCTGCGCGCGCGCAGGCATCGACGCCGCCGGCCTCAGCCATTCCGGAGGGACGCCATGAAATTGCGCAGTATCGAGCTCGTCGTACCGCGGGCTGCCGAGGCCGCCGCGTTCCTCACCGACATCTGGGGCATGGCGCCGGCGGAGGTGCAGGGCGCGACACACTACCTGCGCGGCTCCGGTGCTCATCCCTATCTCATTGCCATCGAGGAAGGCGCCGACGAACATGTCCGCAGTACCACCTTTGTCTGCAGCCGGGATGCACTGGGGGCGTTGCGCCAGCGGGTGGAGAACTCGGGCCTCGCCTGGACTCCGACGGTTTCCACAGACCCTGGCGGCGGCGACGGTCTGATCGTCGAGCTGCCCGAAGGCGAGCTGTTCCGGTTTCTGGTCGGTACGACCGAGGTCGCGCCGATCGAGGGTCGGGACCTGCCGGTCAAGCTCACCCATGTCGTGCTCAACGCCGCCGACGCCGAAGCGAGTGCGAGAGTAGCGGAAGACGTGCTCGGCTTCCGCGTTTCGGACCGCACCAAGGGCATGGTGTTCGTGCGCTGCAACGAAAGCCATCATTCGACGGCCTTCGCCCGCGCCGGCTTCAGCTCCCTGAACCACATCGCGTTCGAGATGGCGGATATGGACGCGGTGATGCGCGGTATCGGCCGCCTTCGCGACCACGAGCTCGTTCCTGCCTGGGGGCCTGGCCGCCACGGTCCGGGCGCCAATGTCTTTGCCTATTTCATCGCGCCCTTCGGCGCGGTCGTCGAATTTTCGACCGCCGTTGAAAAGGTCGGCGAGGATTA
The nucleotide sequence above comes from Sphingosinicella sp. BN140058. Encoded proteins:
- a CDS encoding calcium-binding protein, which produces MGKAGRHIYNTNVNGQIYGTKGADTFYPFESAPSAISADAFYASMTWTTGIKLAAGSGYLQVIGTNMNVSLDVLRGDGGHDHLYGSEGNDFLAYNNASVADGVGGFNSIYSFYLGGGDDIIDLSAHGSGGFSYKESVVLGGSGNDQIIGSGALNDLRGDDGNDYIVGAGGKDLIYGGSGNDTLYGDDLGAGESTGADEVFGEQGDDVIYGGKGNDLLMGESGADYIFGGLGEDEIWGGMDADILLGGESNDRVYGDTEADTIDGGAGDDSLYGGDQNDVITGGWGNDFLRGDRDHDILFGEGGSDTLFGDRGNDRLYGGPDSDVLFGGSGADQFVFKGPEMASGSDTVLDFEPGVDRIRLEKSGVTRFDPNGGNGSVMAVDDADGGVYLFVTNADGAVSSIHLLRPSWNSSIQASDLSTSDFIFL
- a CDS encoding VOC family protein, with amino-acid sequence MKLRSIELVVPRAAEAAAFLTDIWGMAPAEVQGATHYLRGSGAHPYLIAIEEGADEHVRSTTFVCSRDALGALRQRVENSGLAWTPTVSTDPGGGDGLIVELPEGELFRFLVGTTEVAPIEGRDLPVKLTHVVLNAADAEASARVAEDVLGFRVSDRTKGMVFVRCNESHHSTAFARAGFSSLNHIAFEMADMDAVMRGIGRLRDHELVPAWGPGRHGPGANVFAYFIAPFGAVVEFSTAVEKVGEDYRAGGPEDWTWPEGRIDQWGISNKDVDALRAAEQRFRFRRDWHRAGTETRILR
- a CDS encoding bifunctional 3-(3-hydroxy-phenyl)propionate/3-hydroxycinnamic acid hydroxylase, translating into MDYEVAIIGCGPVGALAANFLGKSGVKTLVVEREIDPHPLPRAVHIDHEMKRLFQAAGLIDAVAGDMRETDGHLHLGADHGVIRYLGTVGQERPFGWANDYFFYQPELEAHLRTALAAYPNVTLALGADFESLTQDDEGVTLRFRGEDTADVRVGWAVGCDGARSAVRKQLGVALDDLGFEEPWLVVDCEVDGPIAFPDVHGVPEGADLQRLSVMLCDPARPATIVPGRGNHRRWEFMLLPGEDDAAMMAPTKVAELVGPYLADVPHRIIRAATYRFHGLIAERWQVGRVFLAGDAAHQTPPFFGQGMCHGFRDVANLAWKLELVLDGRAGPSLLDTYQPERDPHVRAVISSAVEAGRYICMLDPRDAAARDAGMRARARTAAPSTAADLIPPIRGGIVAAGTSGAGERFIQPLVRDCGGTRLLDDCTGGGWRLFVRRREVHAANDALKHAPELNITLIDVDALGDALSRWLDRHGVDAVLVRPDFYVFGTATTDVGALIAEIAGRLGLKAPISAEAEPCH
- a CDS encoding amidohydrolase family protein, producing the protein MRTIIKNAGLFDGSGSPVRPATVVVRGERIERIIEAGETIDPDAEDLVIDGTGRTLMPGMVEAHAHLSWPSSVEKIYHEFVLPPEEMKVATWRNARVLLDHGFTSAFSAGALGDTLEVELRGEIEAGITPGPRLRASTIERSPEGADGIETGKKLSIGEGVEGMRAFVRRCAENGIDTVKLVISGEDALLPGSSQHVLYSQEEVTAACEEAHGRGLRVAAHTQAAEAVKIALRAGVDVLYHCSYADDEALDMLEAARDRIFMGPAIGIIVATLEASPPPHIDMTSMKESAKPVIKNTAVLIPELKRRGVRVLPGGDYGFPFNPNGRNARDLEHFVTLYGYTQAEALVAATMLGGEIMGMGDELGQVRPGYLADLLLVDGDPTQDVRILQDKDRLTVIMKNGHLHKAPGGTAAAKAA
- a CDS encoding heme-binding protein translates to MPLSLSQAQAMLAGALAEANGRDARPLGIIVLDAGGHPVAYARQDGASLFRFDIARAKAMGALGMGADTRDIAARAAANPAFFTSVAIATGGALALSPGGLLVRDRGGDLFGAIGISGDTPDVDEACARAGIDAAGLSHSGGTP
- a CDS encoding LysR family transcriptional regulator, translating into MAVDPRALKTFLAVCRTGSISAAARQLCLTQPAVSATMLQLEQGLQTRLFDRKRSGIMLTSSGVALRTRAEAMEAILQSAEREIALLKDNVSGPLTVGGTPGALASLIPTTIALLKDRYPAFELQVLERSDRQLADLLRSERIDLAVVSTGIDPVAEDFIEETFLSDTFALLVGPANDHLPEQLALASLADARWVLPHAEGAFRRQVDTLFLATGTRTPANVIRCDSLLTTKALVRRTDYLTILPHEVAAAELASGAIRSIEILGSQLVRKVGVRMLKRKLPSPILEALLSCMRDAAQR